In Bacillus sp. KH172YL63, one genomic interval encodes:
- a CDS encoding ABC transporter ATP-binding protein, which yields MLEVTDLTICNQNRPLVDHISFTIESGEWYGLVGESGSGKSITSLSIGGLLPSSLHMKAGSIRFQGRDMVNMNRREKSCMLGHGLSYVFQDYQGAFTPFMKIGKQFDEVLRAHTSLKGTERRISALEALKRVKLPEEKVYGSYPFQLSGGQLQRASIAIAMMLKPSLLVADEITTALDSITAAHILKLLDDMVKETNCSVLFITHDLRKVKKYADRIGVMEKGKIVESGFAQDVLSAPSHPYTHKLLQSLPELPESRRRLWTGEREGMC from the coding sequence ATGCTCGAAGTAACCGATTTGACCATCTGCAATCAAAATAGACCGCTTGTCGATCATATTTCTTTTACCATTGAAAGTGGGGAATGGTACGGCCTGGTCGGTGAGAGCGGAAGCGGAAAAAGCATCACTAGCTTATCGATCGGGGGACTCCTGCCGTCCTCCCTGCACATGAAGGCAGGAAGCATCAGGTTTCAAGGGAGGGACATGGTCAACATGAACCGCCGTGAGAAGTCATGTATGCTCGGACATGGACTGTCATATGTCTTTCAGGACTATCAGGGTGCGTTCACCCCTTTTATGAAAATAGGAAAACAGTTTGATGAAGTGCTCCGTGCACACACTTCATTGAAGGGGACCGAAAGGAGAATAAGTGCTTTGGAAGCGTTGAAAAGGGTGAAGCTGCCTGAGGAGAAAGTGTACGGAAGTTATCCTTTTCAATTGAGCGGCGGTCAGCTCCAGCGTGCCTCGATTGCAATCGCGATGATGCTGAAGCCGTCCCTGCTGGTCGCCGACGAAATCACAACAGCGCTCGACAGCATCACGGCCGCTCATATTCTGAAGCTTCTGGATGACATGGTGAAAGAAACGAATTGCTCGGTCCTGTTCATTACCCATGATCTGAGAAAAGTGAAAAAATATGCAGACCGCATCGGGGTGATGGAGAAGGGGAAAATCGTGGAGAGTGGTTTTGCCCAGGACGTATTGTCCGCTCCTTCACACCCTTATACACACAAGCTCCTCCAGTCGCTCCCGGAACTACCCGAGAGCCGTCGCCGCCTGTGGACGGGAGAAAGGGAGGGAATGTGTTAG
- a CDS encoding ABC transporter ATP-binding protein — MENELLLAKELTKSYQLGTPVIKDVSFSISKGECVGLVGESGSGKSTLAHCLLGLEDVDRGKIEFLSTPISMIKGSFRRKTGRNLQAVFQQPSASLNPKLKIIDSLMEALDMQQSYGRHQRRRKGEELLDMVRLPLWTLDAYPHELSGGMKQRVNIARAVSTKPPLLILDEPTASLDVSVQASILNLFKDLQEELGLAFLFITHDLAAAAYMSDRILVMKDGGIRDSFQKEDIFAEERHPYTQELIRVFV, encoded by the coding sequence GTGGAAAATGAGCTATTACTGGCAAAAGAATTGACAAAATCCTATCAGTTGGGAACACCTGTGATAAAAGATGTATCCTTCTCGATCAGTAAGGGAGAGTGCGTAGGTCTCGTTGGTGAAAGCGGGAGCGGAAAAAGCACGCTTGCCCACTGCTTATTAGGTTTGGAAGATGTTGATCGGGGGAAGATAGAGTTCCTTTCCACACCCATTTCAATGATAAAAGGGAGCTTTCGCCGTAAAACGGGAAGAAATCTCCAAGCCGTCTTCCAGCAGCCCTCTGCTTCCTTGAATCCAAAGCTGAAGATCATAGATTCCCTTATGGAAGCACTCGATATGCAGCAATCCTACGGCAGGCATCAAAGAAGAAGGAAAGGAGAGGAGCTGCTTGATATGGTCAGGCTTCCTTTATGGACGCTCGACGCATACCCCCATGAATTAAGCGGTGGGATGAAACAGCGGGTGAACATCGCCCGTGCCGTCAGCACAAAACCGCCCCTCCTTATTCTCGATGAGCCGACCGCTAGCCTCGATGTGTCAGTCCAGGCATCGATCCTGAATCTTTTCAAAGATTTGCAGGAAGAACTGGGACTTGCGTTCCTGTTCATTACCCATGACCTCGCCGCCGCGGCATATATGAGTGACAGGATTCTTGTCATGAAAGATGGAGGCATACGTGACTCCTTTCAAAAAGAAGACATCTTCGCTGAAGAAAGGCACCCCTATACACAGGAGTTGATCAGGGTGTTTGTCTAG
- a CDS encoding DMT family transporter, translating into MKNGVLLAILSSLIFSIMNALVKGVGDSIPSSEVVFFRSFIGAALIFLIMKRRSVPFSRTGIPMLILRGMLGAFYLLAYFYTISQITLADASILAHLSPFFAVLFSFLFLKEKVPKGVLIILPLVVAGIVLVAKPGVYSSYSVHALVGVLGALFAGGAATSIRYLSKTHHSYEIVFYFLAAGTIVALPIMWDSFVIPSLSDTMFLIAIGVVSLIGQVFLTSAFTHEKVVVVEIARYIGIVFNALWGFLFWTEIPDIYTISGGILIVAACILLSRKKQTRPSAVVALPKK; encoded by the coding sequence ATGAAAAACGGTGTACTGTTAGCGATTCTGTCTTCCTTGATTTTCAGCATCATGAATGCCCTGGTAAAAGGCGTGGGGGACTCGATCCCGTCGTCTGAAGTCGTATTTTTCAGGAGTTTCATAGGAGCTGCCCTTATCTTTCTTATCATGAAGCGGAGAAGCGTTCCGTTTTCCCGGACCGGAATCCCGATGCTTATCCTGAGAGGGATGCTCGGTGCATTTTATCTGCTCGCTTATTTTTATACGATTTCACAGATCACGCTGGCAGATGCAAGCATACTCGCACATTTGTCCCCGTTCTTCGCGGTCCTGTTTTCCTTTTTATTTTTAAAAGAAAAGGTTCCGAAAGGGGTTCTCATAATCCTTCCCCTTGTCGTAGCAGGGATTGTGCTGGTGGCAAAACCGGGTGTGTACAGCTCTTATTCCGTTCATGCGTTGGTCGGTGTGCTTGGTGCCTTATTCGCGGGGGGAGCGGCAACGAGCATCCGGTATTTAAGTAAAACCCATCATTCTTATGAAATTGTATTCTATTTTCTGGCAGCAGGAACGATTGTGGCGCTGCCGATCATGTGGGACAGCTTCGTCATCCCGTCGCTGAGCGATACCATGTTCCTGATTGCGATCGGGGTGGTATCCCTCATCGGACAGGTGTTTCTGACGAGCGCCTTCACCCATGAAAAGGTTGTTGTCGTCGAGATTGCCCGTTACATCGGAATTGTGTTCAATGCACTGTGGGGATTCCTGTTCTGGACAGAAATTCCCGATATATACACGATTTCCGGAGGCATCTTGATCGTCGCAGCCTGTATATTACTGTCACGAAAGAAGCAAACACGGCCATCAGCAGTGGTCGCTTTACCAAAAAAATAA
- a CDS encoding opine metallophore biosynthesis dehydrogenase, whose translation MEHTLIIGAGPAAVQTAVLAGRAWKGDVSVASRPGSRFRKLKENCVLKAEAKDRPAMSGEVSVSRYYDGFTKVPDRYSTIILCTPDDAYGDILESLEIHKRSRVQTVMLLSPGMGANRAAESIIRHQQVEVISLSNYYAATKFKENSFIAFTKAVKKRIYAASNRTGTGLEKVKQLLGPTGIDVVVKDAPIEAECRNITTYVHPPFFINDFSLDETLAETRSVKSLYKLYPEGPVTPSAISDMVKLWKECSVLVEKLGGEPVNLLQFLHDDNYPVREASLSRADIDGFIDFETVKQEYLLYIRYASLLIDPYSEPDVEGRYFEFSKVPYQQISQNEAGEWVLPRIPLEDYKKLKVISRLGRECGVSLSMTGELITRFERRVNGWQKETGRIIAGFCPDGGEGAV comes from the coding sequence GTGGAACATACATTAATTATCGGGGCCGGTCCTGCAGCTGTCCAGACGGCGGTACTTGCAGGACGTGCCTGGAAGGGGGACGTGTCGGTCGCAAGCCGCCCCGGCAGCCGGTTCAGGAAACTGAAGGAGAATTGCGTCCTGAAAGCAGAGGCGAAGGACAGACCAGCCATGTCAGGAGAAGTGAGCGTCTCACGTTATTACGATGGATTTACGAAAGTCCCTGACCGGTATTCTACAATTATTCTTTGCACACCGGATGACGCGTATGGTGACATCCTCGAGTCGCTTGAAATCCATAAGCGATCACGGGTGCAAACGGTCATGCTGCTGTCACCTGGAATGGGGGCAAACCGGGCGGCGGAGAGCATCATTCGGCATCAGCAGGTGGAAGTCATCAGTCTGTCAAACTACTATGCTGCAACAAAGTTTAAAGAGAATTCATTCATCGCTTTTACAAAAGCCGTCAAGAAAAGGATATATGCAGCATCCAACAGGACCGGGACCGGGCTGGAAAAGGTGAAGCAGTTATTGGGTCCAACCGGTATTGATGTAGTGGTGAAAGACGCTCCGATTGAAGCTGAGTGCAGAAACATTACGACATATGTTCATCCCCCGTTCTTTATAAATGACTTCTCGCTGGATGAGACGTTGGCCGAAACCCGGTCGGTCAAGTCATTGTACAAGCTGTATCCGGAAGGGCCTGTCACTCCCTCGGCCATTTCTGACATGGTCAAGCTGTGGAAAGAATGTTCTGTTCTTGTCGAAAAGCTTGGGGGAGAGCCGGTCAACCTGCTTCAATTTCTCCATGATGATAATTATCCGGTGAGGGAGGCTTCGCTTTCCCGCGCTGATATTGATGGATTCATAGACTTTGAAACAGTGAAACAGGAATATTTGTTATACATACGCTATGCTTCCCTGCTGATTGATCCGTATTCGGAACCGGATGTGGAGGGAAGATATTTTGAGTTTTCGAAGGTGCCGTATCAGCAGATATCTCAGAATGAAGCCGGTGAATGGGTGCTGCCCCGGATTCCGTTGGAGGATTACAAGAAATTGAAGGTCATCAGTAGATTGGGGCGGGAATGCGGCGTCAGCTTGTCAATGACCGGGGAATTGATCACCAGGTTTGAACGGCGGGTTAACGGGTGGCAGAAAGAAACCGGAAGGATCATCGCAGGCTTCTGTCCTGACGGAGGGGAGGGGGCTGTATGA
- the nikB gene encoding nickel ABC transporter permease yields MNLIARRVTEFILFLTVLSFVSFTFIHLAPGDPLDAMLQTDEVAVSGEQKELLRRELGLNEPLYIQYGRWMLKFFRWDLGESYTTKQPVMDELLDRLPATVQLTMMSLVVMTVISVPLGSLAAVCRNRWIDQLSRVFALLGASVPSFWMGLLLIDLFAVKLGMLPSMGMGTFTHLILPSVTLGLAMSAVYVRILRSSLLDSLGQDFVRAARARGLSRKRVFFAHAFRHSLTPVITMFGVSLGSLLGGTVVIEVLFAYPGIGKLVVDSILERDYPVIQGYIFFMGLLVMMINLTVDASYRFLHPEIRLKEVKRQWYEREKSAG; encoded by the coding sequence ATGAATTTGATCGCAAGGAGGGTTACGGAGTTTATTCTGTTCCTGACCGTCCTGTCGTTTGTGAGCTTTACATTCATTCATCTGGCCCCCGGCGACCCTTTGGATGCAATGCTCCAAACCGATGAGGTGGCGGTCTCCGGGGAACAGAAAGAATTGCTCAGGCGGGAACTCGGCCTGAATGAACCGTTGTATATTCAATACGGGAGATGGATGCTGAAGTTCTTTCGATGGGATTTGGGAGAATCGTACACAACGAAGCAGCCGGTCATGGATGAACTGTTGGACAGGCTTCCTGCCACAGTGCAACTGACGATGATGTCCCTTGTTGTCATGACGGTCATATCGGTGCCGCTTGGAAGCCTTGCTGCCGTTTGCCGGAACAGATGGATTGATCAGCTGAGCAGGGTGTTCGCCTTGCTCGGCGCATCGGTTCCGAGCTTTTGGATGGGGCTACTGCTGATTGATTTGTTTGCGGTGAAGCTCGGCATGCTCCCGTCAATGGGAATGGGGACGTTTACCCACCTGATCCTTCCGTCAGTGACGCTTGGTCTTGCCATGTCAGCTGTATATGTAAGGATCCTGCGCTCGAGCTTACTTGACAGCCTGGGGCAGGATTTTGTCCGTGCAGCGAGGGCGAGGGGATTATCAAGGAAACGTGTCTTTTTTGCCCATGCTTTCCGTCACAGCCTTACGCCGGTCATCACGATGTTTGGGGTGAGCCTTGGGAGCCTGCTCGGCGGAACCGTCGTCATCGAAGTGCTGTTTGCATACCCGGGAATCGGAAAGCTTGTGGTAGACAGTATATTGGAACGGGATTACCCTGTCATTCAAGGGTACATCTTTTTCATGGGGCTGCTTGTCATGATGATCAATTTGACGGTCGATGCTTCCTACCGCTTTCTCCACCCTGAAATCAGGCTGAAGGAGGTGAAGCGGCAATGGTACGAACGGGAAAAAAGCGCCGGCTGA
- the nikA gene encoding nickel ABC transporter substrate-binding protein, with protein MMSKKTLAAWMMIGFIVLFAAACSSSEKAETEEKKELTFLSKFPSDTMDPHLNYTPVRAGIAETLVKINEELKLEPWLAEKWESVDGGKTWTFTIRDDVTFQNGKKLDAEAVKKSLERNIDVSEAMKSALKINQVEADGQILTLSLEQPLPELPSELVHPNTAIIDVDEKETNTDPVGTGPFKITSFKADSKVELERYEEYWDGKPKLEKVVLTFNDDANARTLALQSGDADVVYRPAFESMEELKKDDSIKADVVPGIRAQMLLYNFDGIFGDKHIRKAFDYMIDREEVVDSTLAGFGKPAGGPFVSELPFANNETKVFDLKEAKKHLAHAGVEWKDGKAMKDGEELSLKIITYSYRPELPLMAQILQSNAKELGIEMTIQQVENIDEEMASKDDWDISTYSLLTAPRGDASYFLHTAYMPGGYLHDAGRIEHKELQKTIQTLNGTVDQQKRQKLAMEASDIINEEFLHSFIVHPSNVVAYKEHVKNWVTSKSEFYMLTNDLDVVN; from the coding sequence ATGATGTCAAAGAAAACATTGGCCGCCTGGATGATGATTGGGTTCATCGTCCTGTTCGCTGCGGCATGTTCGTCAAGTGAGAAAGCAGAGACAGAAGAAAAGAAGGAGTTGACGTTCCTGTCCAAATTCCCGAGCGATACGATGGATCCCCACTTGAACTATACGCCGGTGCGTGCAGGGATAGCTGAAACACTGGTGAAAATCAATGAAGAGTTGAAACTCGAGCCTTGGCTTGCAGAGAAATGGGAAAGCGTCGATGGAGGAAAAACGTGGACTTTCACCATTCGGGACGATGTCACTTTCCAAAATGGAAAGAAGCTTGACGCTGAGGCAGTCAAGAAATCGTTGGAAAGAAATATTGACGTCAGTGAAGCGATGAAGTCTGCACTGAAGATCAATCAGGTAGAGGCTGACGGACAGATCCTGACCCTTTCCCTGGAACAGCCGCTGCCTGAGCTGCCGTCTGAACTTGTCCATCCGAATACCGCGATCATCGATGTGGACGAAAAAGAGACAAACACAGACCCGGTCGGTACCGGGCCATTCAAAATCACTTCCTTCAAAGCGGACAGCAAAGTCGAACTTGAGCGTTATGAGGAGTACTGGGACGGCAAGCCGAAGCTTGAGAAAGTAGTGCTTACCTTCAATGATGACGCCAATGCCCGCACCCTTGCCCTTCAATCGGGGGATGCCGATGTCGTGTACCGTCCTGCTTTTGAAAGCATGGAGGAGCTGAAGAAAGATGACTCGATCAAGGCCGATGTGGTGCCGGGTATCCGGGCGCAGATGCTGCTTTATAATTTTGACGGCATTTTCGGAGATAAACATATCCGGAAAGCCTTCGATTATATGATCGACAGGGAAGAGGTTGTGGACAGCACCCTTGCAGGATTTGGCAAGCCGGCAGGGGGTCCATTCGTATCTGAGTTGCCATTTGCCAACAATGAAACGAAAGTGTTTGATCTGAAGGAAGCGAAGAAGCACCTTGCTCATGCCGGTGTGGAATGGAAGGACGGCAAAGCAATGAAAGATGGAGAAGAGCTTTCGTTGAAAATCATTACTTATTCGTACCGTCCGGAACTTCCGCTGATGGCACAGATCCTTCAGTCCAACGCAAAGGAACTCGGGATCGAGATGACGATTCAGCAGGTTGAAAACATTGATGAAGAAATGGCTTCAAAGGACGATTGGGACATTTCCACATACAGCCTTCTGACTGCTCCACGTGGAGATGCAAGCTATTTCCTTCATACGGCTTACATGCCAGGCGGTTATCTTCATGATGCAGGAAGGATTGAACATAAGGAATTGCAAAAAACGATCCAAACATTGAACGGTACGGTGGATCAACAAAAGAGGCAGAAGCTTGCCATGGAGGCAAGTGACATCATCAATGAAGAGTTCCTTCATTCGTTCATCGTCCATCCAAGCAATGTTGTCGCTTATAAAGAACATGTAAAGAACTGGGTGACGAGTAAAAGTGAATTTTATATGCTGACGAATGATTTGGATGTCGTGAACTGA
- the nikC gene encoding nickel transporter permease, which translates to MVRTGKKRRLIGALGLCFILFALAPSLSPYDPLQVDPGNRLQTMSKDHLLGTDHLGRDVLSRILEGAYTTVGISLIIMGMVLLIGVPAGLISGYFGGLIDRMFMRVTDAVMAFPDFIVAIVLSGLLGPGMLNLMWAIVLVKWTSYARLVRSTVLTEKKKDYMKIAALNGVPGFKAMRKHLLPHVAGHVLVLCTLDLGKVILMIAALSYIGLGAQPPSPEWGAMLNDGRAYFHNAPHLMYIPGFAIVIVVLMFNLAGDHLRDRFDVKKEGA; encoded by the coding sequence ATGGTACGAACGGGAAAAAAGCGCCGGCTGATTGGCGCGCTTGGATTATGCTTCATTCTTTTCGCTTTGGCCCCATCCCTTTCTCCTTATGATCCGCTTCAAGTGGACCCGGGCAACAGGCTTCAGACGATGAGCAAGGACCACCTGCTCGGGACGGATCATCTTGGGAGGGACGTCTTATCACGGATACTCGAAGGTGCTTATACAACGGTCGGGATCAGCTTGATCATCATGGGAATGGTCCTGCTGATCGGGGTGCCGGCAGGATTGATATCCGGCTATTTCGGCGGCTTGATCGACAGGATGTTCATGAGGGTGACCGACGCTGTGATGGCGTTTCCCGATTTTATCGTGGCGATTGTGTTGAGCGGGCTGCTTGGGCCGGGGATGCTGAACCTCATGTGGGCGATCGTCCTTGTGAAATGGACGAGCTATGCCCGCTTGGTCCGGAGCACGGTATTAACGGAAAAGAAGAAGGATTATATGAAAATTGCAGCACTCAATGGGGTGCCAGGTTTCAAAGCGATGAGGAAACACCTCCTCCCCCATGTGGCAGGTCATGTCCTCGTCCTTTGCACATTGGATCTTGGGAAAGTGATCCTGATGATCGCAGCCCTTTCCTATATCGGCCTCGGTGCCCAGCCCCCGTCACCGGAATGGGGAGCCATGCTTAATGACGGCCGGGCCTATTTTCACAACGCCCCACATCTGATGTACATTCCAGGATTCGCCATCGTCATCGTCGTCCTGATGTTCAATCTGGCCGGAGACCATTTGAGGGACCGATTCGATGTGAAAAAGGAGGGAGCATGA
- a CDS encoding nicotianamine synthase family protein, with protein sequence MKTKYELLCALQVIEFEISLLADYSRECDECYELLRQKLDELCGFIKSEENDGRWKEWGSLHEIKELSEKLRETSVSALCDMEKYQSLSAGQRSLGRYLSSLSESVREEYRQYHIHSDSKVLFIGSGAFPTSALTMAQETGASVICLDFDQEAITLSKEVARLTGLESQLSFLHGEIHQYPDLNGITHVFIASLVKNKLEVIEELKEKVEEGAKVVVRYGNGLKSVFNYPLEETCLNGWSQSLQEGDAIYDTLLLVRTNEWTEERA encoded by the coding sequence ATGAAAACGAAATATGAACTTCTGTGCGCGCTGCAGGTCATTGAGTTCGAGATTTCACTGCTCGCAGATTACTCAAGGGAATGTGATGAGTGTTACGAATTGTTGAGGCAAAAACTTGATGAGCTGTGTGGGTTCATTAAAAGTGAAGAAAATGACGGGAGGTGGAAAGAGTGGGGCTCGCTGCATGAAATCAAGGAGCTGTCTGAGAAGTTGAGAGAAACGTCAGTGAGTGCGTTGTGTGACATGGAGAAATATCAGTCTCTCTCTGCAGGGCAACGGAGTCTTGGACGTTATTTGTCTTCCCTTTCAGAATCGGTCAGGGAAGAGTACCGCCAATATCATATACATAGTGACTCAAAGGTGCTGTTCATCGGCTCCGGGGCATTTCCGACAAGCGCACTCACGATGGCGCAGGAAACCGGTGCAAGCGTCATCTGCCTTGATTTCGATCAAGAGGCGATCACGTTGTCGAAGGAAGTGGCAAGGCTGACAGGGCTTGAATCCCAGCTGTCTTTCCTGCACGGGGAAATTCATCAATATCCTGATTTGAATGGGATTACACACGTATTTATCGCTTCACTCGTCAAAAACAAACTCGAAGTGATTGAAGAACTGAAGGAAAAGGTGGAAGAAGGGGCGAAAGTGGTCGTCCGCTACGGGAACGGTTTGAAATCCGTATTCAACTACCCCCTTGAGGAGACGTGTTTGAACGGATGGAGTCAAAGCCTGCAAGAGGGTGATGCCATTTACGACACGCTCTTATTGGTCAGAACAAATGAATGGACAGAAGAAAGGGCGTGA